A segment of the uncultured Desulfobulbus sp. genome:
GATTGACCCTGTTGGTACCGCCGGATTGGTTGATTGGTGGTCCATCTCAACATATCTCCACAGCGGGGCGATCTTGACGCCGCCCATCTCGGGGGCGCCATCGACTGGACCTCAGGGTTGCCGCCTCCAGACAGGGAGAAGACCAAGGAAACTGAATGCGATTTACAGACCTGGCACTGCCAGAACCCCTCGGCAAGGGTATTGCCGAAGCAGGCTTCGTTGAATGCACCCCCATCCAGGAGCTGACTCTGCCGTTGGCTCTCTCCGGCCAGGATGTGGCCGGGAAAGGCCAGACAGGCACAGGCAAGACCGCTGCCTTTCTCCTCACCCTCTTTTGCAAATTACTGCAAACCACCCCAGACATGGAATCGCGGCAGCCGCGGGCCCTGATCCTCGCCCCGACCCGCGAGTTGGTCGTTCAGATCGAGCAGGATGCACAGCAACTGGGACTCCATTGCGGATTTACCATCCAGGCCGTGTACGGCGGCGTTGACTACAACAAACAGCGCGATGGCCTCAAACAGGGGGTGGATATCCTTATCGGCACTCCCGGCCGGCTGATCGATTACCTCAAGCAAAAGGTCTACAGCCTTTCCCAGGTGGAAATGCTGGTGATCGACGAGGCGGACCGCATGTTTGACCTGGGGTTTATCGGCGACCTTCGCTTTCTTCTCCGGCGCCTGCCCCCCTTTGATCAGCGGCAAAACCTGATGTTCTCCGCCACCCTCAACCATCGGGTGATGGAACTGGCCTACGAGTTCATGAACATGCCGCAAAAGGTCAGTGTCGGCGGGGATACGGTCACCGCCGAGCGGGTGGAGGAACTGCTCTACCATGTCGGCAGCACCGAGAAATTCTCTCTGCTTCTTGGATTGTTGCAGCGGGAAGCCACCCAGCGGACCATGATCTTCGTCAACACCAAGCGCCAGGGGGAGCGGCTCCAGGGGTTGATGGAGGCCAACGGCTTTGCCTGCCGCATTATTTCCGGTGATGTGGCCCAGGCCAAACGGTTGAAGATCATGCGCGAGTTCAAGCAGGGCGATTTGCCCTTTCTCATCGCCACCGATGTGGCCTCACGGGGCTTGCATATCGAGGGTGTGAGCCACGTGATCAACTACGACCTGCCCGAGGACCCCGAGGATTACGTGCACCGGATCGGTCGAACCGCCCGCGCCGGTGCCGAGGGCAAGGCCATCTCCCTTGCCGACGAGGAGGGGGCGCTCAACCTGGAGGCCATCGAGGCCTATATCGGCCACCCCATCCCCACCGAATGGGCCGACGATGAGCTGTTCGTCAACGAGTATTCCCGGCCGAGCCGGAGTAAGCGGGGCAAACGGCGAAAAAGCTCCCGATCAGTGAAAAAATCACAGGGTGCAGGCGAAGAGGGGGCGGAGGCAACTGCGCCAGCTGCATCCTCTGGGGAGAAGGGCGAGGCGCCAAAGCGGCGGCGGAGAAGAAAAGAAAAATCCCCAACTAAGGACTGAAACTTTGTGTCCCGCATGCCCCTGCGTACCGAAAGGTTCCGGTACGGCTTGGTGTGCGGGAGTTGCAAACTCCAGTCTTTAACCGAGGATTTTATCAGACGGCATAAACGCCGACAAAACGGCGATCCGACACGTTCTTTTCGGGGGTTACTGCATTGCCGCAGCCATCTGCGGTGCTTCCGAAACGATTCTGCTCCGCAGCGAGGCAGACGCTTTGGGTTCAAAGGTGAGACCGTACCAGGGCTGCTGATTCATCAGGCCGACTGCATGGCGTTCTATTCTGCCCTGGCCGATCCGTTTTTCCATGAAATCCATCCATTCAACCGCCTGCAGACGGCTGGAAAACGGGCCGGCAACCATAATGTCGTCGTGCTCGATTCCTTTGGATTCAAGATAGTTGTCGATCTGCTCCTGTTCCTGAAAAATTCCCATGTGTACTTTCACGTTGTCTTCCTGTGTTGTGGTTTACAGTGGATATGATGGTGGTTGCCTCTGCCTCAAAGATCGGGCTCAATAGCTCACGCTTGCCCGGGATTGACGCTTGTTTTGACGGGTTGCATGCACTGCCTGCGGTCTCTGGAGGGTTTCTCTGCTTGCCTTTTTCGTCGCGGTTCCGGAACCGGTAAGATCGGAACAGGAGAAAAAACAATACCAGTCGCTGCGTTGTTGCGGCTGGCGAGCAGCATCATCGAGCGTGCGTTGTGCTGAAAAGGTGCGCACCTTACGGCCAGCCATGCCGGCCAGATGGAGAGCACAAACCAAGACCACTAATCCTGTGAATACCTGGCTCAGTTCCATGCGATCCTCCTATGGAGCAAAAGAGAATAGTGATAGCCTCGTAATGAACCTGAAAACGGAGCTGCCACACATCACAAAACAGTGGCTTACGAAGCGCGGTCCATCATCCCCGAATTTTTTTACGGAAACGATAAAGGTGTGTTAATTTCTGCTTGATCCGTTCTGATGTACTCGTCGTCACCAGAAAGGGCGCAGTTGACCCTTGTCAAATGAGATCGCGAACGCCGTTTTTCCCCAACCGTTTGACCACCAGGGTCGGGCGTGCCGAAATCATTGCCACCCGCTCGACAACGGAGCCGAGCAGGATTTTGGCCATGGCGCTGCGGCCATAGGTGCCCAGCACGATGAGGTCGATATCGTGCTTCTCGCCGTACTGGACAATGGTTTCAGAGGGCGATCCATGGAGGATGTCCTTGAAGACCTTGACTCCAAAACGCTCCCCCTGGCCGATTAAGGTTTCAAGCGGCGGAAAACTATCCCGCCGCGCCGACTCAAGGACCCCATAGAGAAAACTGCGTTCCATGGGGATATCAAGTACGGTCAGGGCGTGGACTTCGCCACCAAAGGCCAGGGCCAGTTCCAGGGCCCGCTGGCCCGCTTCCATGCTGTAGCGCGAGCCGTCGATGCCTACCAGGATCCGTGAGAAGGCAATTTCCGCTCCCTCGGGAACCATGAGCACATCACAGGGGCTGTAGCCGATAACCTTGGTGGTGGTTTGCCCGAGAATCGCACGCTCGATCCGGGAGCGCTTGGGATACCCCATGAAAATCAACCCTGCATTCTCCGTTTCCGCTGTTCGAACAATCTCTTCGACCGGATCGCCGATGATATGAATGGTGCGAACTTTCTGTCCCTGTTCTCCTGCCAGTCGTTTCAGATCCGCCAGGCACTGTTCGAAAGGTTGGCTGAGTTGCTCGTCCGCGGCCTTGATTTTCCACCGGTTCATATTGCCCTCGTAGCGGGGCGTCACCGACACGGCGAGTACTTCAGCCTTGAGGAACTGAGCCATGCGCAGGGCCTGGTGAAAGGCCCCTTTGCTCGCATCGCTCGGATCAACAGCAACCAGAATGGTCGAGACAGCCTCGGGCATACCGTACCTCATTTACGTGTGATCAGGAGTTACTGGCAACAGCATTCTCCATCCGGCGCGCCTTGAACAGGTTGGTGAGGATGATACCTGCACCGATGCAGAGCGCGCAGCACATGATGAGGAAGCTGGCCTGGGTCAGAGATTTTACCAGAGAGTCATTCCAGGAGGTGACCTGCAATTGATTCAAGTACTTGGGCATGGCGAAGAAGCGGCTGACGGCAACGATCAGCATGATGGTGGCCATAACATACTTGATCATGTACTCCTTGACGTAAGTGGTCCCGATGGCACCAAGCTGAACGCCGAAGAGCGAGCCGGCCAATATAAGCATAACCAGACGAATGTCAACCATTCCGTAGTAGGCCCAGATCAGGGTGCCGCCCAGGCCCATGACAAAGGCGATAACCAACTCGGTGGCAGAGGCGACGATGGCGGAAGCGCCGACAATATACATCAGACCGGGAACACCGATAAAACCGCCGACGGCGATGGTTGCAGCCAGCATACCGGTGGCGATGGCTACGGGAATGAGGAACCACATGGAAATGCGCAGGTTCGCAGTCTTCATGGTCAGCATCGGCCAAAGCTCGATCTTCTGCAGACGTTTGGCCAGGGTGGGGCCGGCAGCAGGTTTGTCTTCAGGCTCATTTTTCATCTTCATCGCATCGCGCATAACAAAGGAACCGACGATGACAAGCACGCAGACGAAGACAAAGCTGACATAGAGGTTGGAACCGGCCTGCCCCCATTTCTCGAGGATAATTTTTTGAATCTGGATGCCCACCTGCACGCCGATCTCGGCAAAAACACCCATAATGACGCCGAGTTTGATATCAACCTGGCCGTATTTGAAGCGCTTGATCGAGCCGACCAGGGCTTTGGGGAATTTGTGGCACATGTTACTGGCAACGGCCACGGTGCCGGGAACGCCCAGACTCATCATGCCCGGGGTGAGCACAAAGGCACCGCCGGAACCAATGAACCCGGAAACCAGGCCGCCGATAAAGCCGACGATAAAAAGAAAGAGGATGTTGTACGCGTTGAGATCGATAAATTGAATTGCTTCAGTCACTGCTCCGTGCATTGTTCGCTCCTTAATTCAGTCTCATGAAAGGATGAGGTTGGCTGGCCGCCAACAAGGACGGCCACTGCTAATTGTCCAATAATTAGGCGTTGACCTGGGCCCGGGGACGGGTGTCGGGGCGCGGTGCCGTAACTTTGCGATCTGCCTCACTCCGTTTTACGGCGGTCTTCTTCGAGGCCTCGATGCCAAGAGCTGACCAGAAAGAGCTGGTGAAGTTGCCATGGAGATAGGAGACCGCGAACACGGTTGCCACTGGCAGCAGTGCGTAGATGCCACCCTTTGCCCAATACTTCATGACAAAGTCTGCGTGGGTGAACACCGCTGCGTAGAGGCCGACAGTGAGTGCTCCAAAGATGAAACAGTTTTTAATGTGACGTGCCTTGCTGATAGTGGACATAGCGAATACTCCTTTTCCTTGGGTGGTATGAAAAATGGTCTTGCAGCTTTGACCTGATTTGGTCGTGATGACCGGAAAGACGGGCACCGGAGATCCCTTGGCCACTGCGGCCAGACGGATTCCTTTGTCGATAACCACAAATTCGATACGTTTTTTGGCGTGGCACAACCGATCGATGGCCTCGGTTATCTTGCCAAGTTCGGCATGATGCTCGAGAACAACGCCCTGGGACTTGGCTTTGGCCTGAAAGATCCGCTCGCTCTCCCGCATGGCGGTGGCAAAGAGTTTGCTCCGCTTTCCCCGATCACCAAAGAGGGGCAGGGTGTCGACATGAACGGCGAGGATGTTGTAGTGCAGGCGATGGGCAACGTTGAGGGCATAGTCCATCACATGCTCGGACATGTGGCCGTTGCGGGTTACGGCGAGAATAAACGGTCGCTCCTTTTGGCCTGTTCCCAGTGCGCTTGCACCTTGAGCGCGAAGTTGTTCGGGGACTGTCGAAAGGGGTGGAGCGTTGTGCATAGAATGTTTTCCGTTTATTGTTTTTTTTTGATGCATGTAGCCCTAGTGAAGCGAGATCCGTGCCAATTGATCGTTGTTGAGTTAACTGATTGTCTTTATAGAAATTTTTTAAAAATTATGATTGAGCGCTCATTTTTTTGTTGTTGCATATCGCAACAATTGATTGAAGCTAGCAGGGATTGGCCGATTTTATCGTTGCATTCTGCAACAGTGTCCAGCGGGGGCGTTACACAGGGTAACATCACCTGCCGCAGGGCATGTTGCCCAGAGCTCTCCAGGGCGAAACCAACGGCAAAATAGAAAAAATCCTGGTCAAACTGAGTAGATATGCTTTGCAGAGGCGGTATTGTCGTTCTCGTATAAAGCCCCGAAAACGACGTTTCGAGCTTCGTAACCAACTGATTTCACATGACGTGATTTCCAGGTATTTGACTTTTTGCGATGCCATCGGTATTGATTTTGCAAAATGCCACTAACGAATCAGTGCCCCTTAAAATTAACGGATCGACGTACCTCGAAGAGAAAGGAAACCGCCATGTTCTTTAAACGAAGACACGAACCGGTCGAAGAACGTCCCTCGCAGACGACGCAGGAGCCCGCTCATTCCCCGCTGGAGGTGCTCCGCAAAAAGATCGACGAAGCCCAACTGCCGCTGCAGGTGCTCAACACCTTAAATAATGAGCTGGAAAAACTTGAAAAAACTGATCCTGCGGTTGCTGAATACTCGGTGGGGTTCAACTATGTGGAGCTTGTTCTTGCCCTGCCCTGGAACAAATCGACCCTGTGCAAGCTCGATATCAGCCGCGCGCAGGCCGTGCTCAACACCCGCCATTACGGCCTGAAACAGGTCAAGGAGCGGATCCTTGAATTTCTTGCTGCCAAAACCCTGTGCAGCAAGGCCCAGCAGACCATTCTTCTGGTGGACGACGAGGAGATCGCCCGCACCAATATGGATCATGTGTTGCGCAAGGAGGGGTACACCTGCCATTGCGCCGCCAACGGGGCCGAGGCGCTGGAGGTCATGGCCCGGGAGGACATCGACCTGGTGGTCACCGATCTGAAGATGGAACAGATGGACGGCATTGAACTGCTGCAGCAGATCAACCGGACCAATCCCGAGATTCCGGTGATCATGGTGACCGGGTTCGCCACCGTCAGTTCCGCCGTCGATGCCCTGAAGCAGGGCGCCGCCCACTACCTGGGCAAGCCGGTCAACCTCGATGAATTGCGCAGGACCGTGCACGAGGTTCTGGAGAAAAAGTTGTTTGTGCAGATGGGCAAGGGGCCGATCCTCTGCTTCACCGGCCCTCCCGGTACGGGGAAGACCTCGGTGGGCAAGGCCATAGCCGAGGCCCTGCAGCGCAAGTTCATCCGAGTGTCGCTTGCCGGACTGCGCGACGAGGCCGAACTCCGCGGGCATCGGCGCACCTATGTAGGGGCCTTGCCGGGGCGGATCATCAACGAACTCAGACGGGCCGAGGTCAACAATCCGGTGTTCATGCTCGATGAGATCGACAAGATCGGCCAGGATTTTCGCGGCGATCCCGCCTCAGCTCTGCTCGAGATTCTCGACCCGGAACAGAATGTCCATTTCACCGATCACTATCTGGAACTGGCCTTTGATCTCTCGAGGATCATGTTCATCGCCACGGCCAACGACCTGTCCAAATTGCCCGGGCCGCTGTTGGATCGCATGGAATGCATTGAATTTTCCGGGTACACCGAGAAGGAAAAACTGGAAATCGGCCAACAGTACATCGTACCTAGGCAATTGAAGGTGGCGGGGTTGTCGCGTTCGGCGGTCAACTTTTCCGACGAGGCCCTGATGCGGGTGATCAGTGATTATACCCGGGAGTCGGGGCTGCGCAACCTGGAGCGGCAGATCGCCGATGTGTGCCGGAAAATCGCGATGATGTATCTCAAGTCGGGAGACAAGCGCGACCAACCGGTGGTGATCGACGGACCTGCGGTGCGGAAACTGCTCGGACCGCGCAAATTCTACCGCGATGCGGCCGAGGCCGACCCACAGGTCGGCATTGCCACTGGAATGGTCTGGGCCGAGACCGGCGGGGAAATCATCAACGTCGAATCGGCGGTCATGACCGGGACCGGTACCTTGCTGCTCACCGGATCCCTGGGGGAAGTGCTCCGGGAATCTGCGCAGACGGTTCTGAGCTATCTTCGGAGCAATACGCACCTTTTTGGGATTGCCGATGATTTTTTCAGCAACACCGACATTCATATTCATTTTCCCTCGGGTGCGGTTTCCAAAGATGGCCCTTCCGCCGGAGTGACCATTTTCGCCTCCCTGCTCTCTCTCTTGACCAATCAACCGGCCAGGCGGGATGTGGCTCTAACCGGTGAAATGACCTTGACCGGGCGGATTTTGCCGGTGAGCGGTATTCGGGAAAAGGTGCTGGCCGCCAAACGGGCAGGGGTGCAGACCGTGCTGCTGCCGTTTGCCAATCGCGAGGTGGTGGAGGCCCTGGATGGGGATGTGACCGAGGGATTGCAGTTGGTTCTTGTGTCCAATGTCCATGAGATCATTGAACATATTTTTGTAAAGGCATGAATGGCGGGTGGGGCAACAGGTGAGTTTTTTTCTTCGTTGGTGAAAAATGATGGCTTCGTAAAAAGTCAAAATCTTGAATGTTGCGCATCGTTAAATCAGGTACTTACGAAGCTCGAAACGTCGTTCTCGGGCCTTTTTACGAGAACGAAAAAAATGGTGGGCAAGCAG
Coding sequences within it:
- a CDS encoding sulfite exporter TauE/SafE family protein, whose amino-acid sequence is MHGAVTEAIQFIDLNAYNILFLFIVGFIGGLVSGFIGSGGAFVLTPGMMSLGVPGTVAVASNMCHKFPKALVGSIKRFKYGQVDIKLGVIMGVFAEIGVQVGIQIQKIILEKWGQAGSNLYVSFVFVCVLVIVGSFVMRDAMKMKNEPEDKPAAGPTLAKRLQKIELWPMLTMKTANLRISMWFLIPVAIATGMLAATIAVGGFIGVPGLMYIVGASAIVASATELVIAFVMGLGGTLIWAYYGMVDIRLVMLILAGSLFGVQLGAIGTTYVKEYMIKYVMATIMLIVAVSRFFAMPKYLNQLQVTSWNDSLVKSLTQASFLIMCCALCIGAGIILTNLFKARRMENAVASNS
- the lon gene encoding endopeptidase La — its product is MFFKRRHEPVEERPSQTTQEPAHSPLEVLRKKIDEAQLPLQVLNTLNNELEKLEKTDPAVAEYSVGFNYVELVLALPWNKSTLCKLDISRAQAVLNTRHYGLKQVKERILEFLAAKTLCSKAQQTILLVDDEEIARTNMDHVLRKEGYTCHCAANGAEALEVMAREDIDLVVTDLKMEQMDGIELLQQINRTNPEIPVIMVTGFATVSSAVDALKQGAAHYLGKPVNLDELRRTVHEVLEKKLFVQMGKGPILCFTGPPGTGKTSVGKAIAEALQRKFIRVSLAGLRDEAELRGHRRTYVGALPGRIINELRRAEVNNPVFMLDEIDKIGQDFRGDPASALLEILDPEQNVHFTDHYLELAFDLSRIMFIATANDLSKLPGPLLDRMECIEFSGYTEKEKLEIGQQYIVPRQLKVAGLSRSAVNFSDEALMRVISDYTRESGLRNLERQIADVCRKIAMMYLKSGDKRDQPVVIDGPAVRKLLGPRKFYRDAAEADPQVGIATGMVWAETGGEIINVESAVMTGTGTLLLTGSLGEVLRESAQTVLSYLRSNTHLFGIADDFFSNTDIHIHFPSGAVSKDGPSAGVTIFASLLSLLTNQPARRDVALTGEMTLTGRILPVSGIREKVLAAKRAGVQTVLLPFANREVVEALDGDVTEGLQLVLVSNVHEIIEHIFVKA
- a CDS encoding universal stress protein, with translation MPEAVSTILVAVDPSDASKGAFHQALRMAQFLKAEVLAVSVTPRYEGNMNRWKIKAADEQLSQPFEQCLADLKRLAGEQGQKVRTIHIIGDPVEEIVRTAETENAGLIFMGYPKRSRIERAILGQTTTKVIGYSPCDVLMVPEGAEIAFSRILVGIDGSRYSMEAGQRALELALAFGGEVHALTVLDIPMERSFLYGVLESARRDSFPPLETLIGQGERFGVKVFKDILHGSPSETIVQYGEKHDIDLIVLGTYGRSAMAKILLGSVVERVAMISARPTLVVKRLGKNGVRDLI
- a CDS encoding DEAD/DEAH box helicase, which gives rise to MRFTDLALPEPLGKGIAEAGFVECTPIQELTLPLALSGQDVAGKGQTGTGKTAAFLLTLFCKLLQTTPDMESRQPRALILAPTRELVVQIEQDAQQLGLHCGFTIQAVYGGVDYNKQRDGLKQGVDILIGTPGRLIDYLKQKVYSLSQVEMLVIDEADRMFDLGFIGDLRFLLRRLPPFDQRQNLMFSATLNHRVMELAYEFMNMPQKVSVGGDTVTAERVEELLYHVGSTEKFSLLLGLLQREATQRTMIFVNTKRQGERLQGLMEANGFACRIISGDVAQAKRLKIMREFKQGDLPFLIATDVASRGLHIEGVSHVINYDLPEDPEDYVHRIGRTARAGAEGKAISLADEEGALNLEAIEAYIGHPIPTEWADDELFVNEYSRPSRSKRGKRRKSSRSVKKSQGAGEEGAEATAPAASSGEKGEAPKRRRRRKEKSPTKD